The Xiphias gladius isolate SHS-SW01 ecotype Sanya breed wild chromosome 9, ASM1685928v1, whole genome shotgun sequence genome window below encodes:
- the adam11 gene encoding disintegrin and metalloproteinase domain-containing protein 11 isoform X5 yields the protein MDSCSSLPVHLAQSSFLVEAFGTSFILDLELNHNLLSADYVERHYDEDGQPSQNMGGEHCYYHGRVRGLPGSWAALSTCHGLRGMFSDGIFSYGIEPVGSGEEHNDHIVYRMLDIDLFPLPCPGCSVNSTKPEGQPDGNSEGDRELKDGDHWSEEEKPVLTAGLRRSKRQVRRGQRTVQTETKYIELMVVNDHELFVQLRRSTTQTKNFAKAVVNMADAIYKEQLNTRIVLVSMETWSSENRVSVGDDALLTLRDFMKYRKESIKERCDAVHLFSGRTFMSSRSEAAYIGGICSLTRGGGINEFGSVGPMAITFCQSLGQNIGMLRNKERPAAGDCRCPDPWLGCIMEDTGYYLPRKFSRCSIDEYLRFLQQGGGSCLFNKPSKLLDPPECGNGYVELGEECDCGSLVECARSGANCCKKCTLTHNAMCSNGLCCRDCKYELRGVTCRDAVNDCDIPETCTGDSSQCPHNVHKLDGYICDAGQGRCYGGRCKTRDGQCRTLWGYNSADRFCYEKLNSEGTEKGNCGPDSSGQGWVQCNKQDVLCGLLLCTNLTAKPRFGELQGKLTSLTIHHQNRYLDCRGGHAVLDDGLDLGYVEDGTPCGPNMMCLERRCLPVTTFNLSTCPGSSSSRICSHHGTCSNEVKCICDPDYTGKDCSVFDPIPIPTPPEGPEKYRETSEEEDLQEFESYLSAVLFSLHCVQSALRRQNKDVFHLRAIRPFIFPLLTLLILPPLVFSPSGKLLIIFSTVVQKP from the exons GGGGGAGAGCACTGCTACTACCACGGGCGAGTGCGGGGGCTGCCCGGCTCCTGGGCCGCCCTGTCCACCTGCCACGGCCTGCG gggGATGTTTTCTGATGGGATTTTCTCATACGGGATAGAACCTGTTGGCAGTGGAGAG GAGCATAATGACCACATCGTGTATCGTATGCTGGACATCGACCTCTTCCCACTGCCCTGTCCAG GATGCTCTGTGAACAGCACAAAGCCTGAGGGGCAGCCAGATGGCAACagtgaaggagacagagagctgAAGGATGGAGACCACTGGTCTGAAGAAGAGAAGCCCGTCCTCACAGCAGGACTAAGACGCTCAAAAAGACAA GTGCGGCGGGGCCAGCGCACCGTCCAGACTGAGACCAAGTACATCGAGCTGATGGTGGTAAACGACCATGAACTG TTTGTGCAGCTCCGTCGGTCGACCACTCAGACAAAGAACTTTGCCAAAGCGGTGGTGAACATGGCTGATGCG ATCTACAAGGAGCAACTCAACACTCGCATCGTCCTGGTGTCCATGGAAACCTGGTCGTCTGAAAATAGGGTCTCCGTGGGCGATGACGCCTTGCTCACCCTGCGCGACTTCATGAAGTACAGGAAAGAGAGCATCAAGGAGCGCTGCGATGCTGTGCACCTTTTCTC TGGGAGGACGTTCATGAGCAGCCGTAGCGAGGCGGCGTACATCGGGGGCATATGCTCACTCACCAGGGGTGGAGGCATCAATGAG TTTGGCAGTGTGGGTCCCATGGCCATCACATTTTGTCAGAGTCTTGGCCAGAACATCGGCATGCTGAGGAACAAGGAGCGGCCGGCTGCAG GAGACTGCAGGTGTCCAGATCCATGGCTGGGCTGTATCATGGAGGATACAGG CTACTACCTGCCTAGGAAGTTTTCTCGCTGCAGTATAGACGAGTACCTGCGCTTCCTCCAGCAGGGAGGAGGCAGCTGCCTCTTCAACAAGCCCAGCAAG CTGTTAGACCCACCAGAGTGTGGCAATGGGTATGTAGAGCTGGGAGAGGAATGTGACTGTGGATCACTGGTG GAGTGTGCTCGGAGTGGAGCCAACTGCTGTAAGAAGTGTACGCTTACCCACAATGCCATGTGCAGCAACGGCCTCTGCTGCAGGGACTGCAAG TACGAGCTGAGAGGGGTGACGTGCCGTGATGCCGTCAACGACTGTGACATTCCCGAGACCTGCACGGGAGACTCCAGCCAG tgtCCTCATAATGTCCACAAACTGGATGGCTACATTTGTGATGCTGGCCAG GGTCGCTGTTATGGAGGCCGCTGTAAAACCAGAGATGGCCAGTGCAGGACTCTGTGGGGCTACA ACTCAGCTGACAGGTTCTGCTATGAGAAGCTGAACTCTGAGGgcacagaaaaaggaaactgtggCCCAGACTCAAGTGGTCAGGGATGGGTGCAGTGCAACAAGCA AGACGTTCTGTGTGGTTTGCTGCTGTGCACCAATCTGACAGCTAAGCCGAGGTTTGGCGAGCTGCAGGGGAAGCTCACCAGTCTGACCATCCACCATCAGAACAGATACCTGGACTGCAG GGGAGGCCATGCAGTGCTGGATGACGGTTTGGACCTGGGCTATGTGGAGGACGGGACGCCATGTGGGCCAAACATGATGTGTTTGGAGCGCCGCTGCCTCCCTGTCACCACCTTCAACCTCAGCACCTGCCCGGGCTCCTCATCCTCACGAATCTGCTCCCACCACGGG ACGTGCAGTAACGAGGTGAAGTGTATCTGTGATCCAGACTACACTGGGAAGGACTGTAGCGTGTTTGACCCGATCCCCATCCCCACCCCGCCAGAGGGcccagaaaaatacagag AAACATCCGAAGAGGAAG atCTGCAGGAGTTTGAGTCGTATCTTTCTGCTGTCCTGTTTTCCTTACACTGTGTCCAGTCTGCTCTgaggagacaaaacaaagatgtCTTCCACTTACGAGCCATCAGACCTTTTATTTTCCCCTTACTCACTTTACTGATACTGCCTCCGTTGGTATTTTCTCCCTCTGGAAAactcttaattattttttcgACTGTGGTACAGAAACCCTGA
- the adam11 gene encoding disintegrin and metalloproteinase domain-containing protein 11 isoform X6 gives MFSDGIFSYGIEPVGSGEEHNDHIVYRMLDIDLFPLPCPGCSVNSTKPEGQPDGNSEGDRELKDGDHWSEEEKPVLTAGLRRSKRQVRRGQRTVQTETKYIELMVVNDHELFVQLRRSTTQTKNFAKAVVNMADAIYKEQLNTRIVLVSMETWSSENRVSVGDDALLTLRDFMKYRKESIKERCDAVHLFSGRTFMSSRSEAAYIGGICSLTRGGGINEFGSVGPMAITFCQSLGQNIGMLRNKERPAAGDCRCPDPWLGCIMEDTGYYLPRKFSRCSIDEYLRFLQQGGGSCLFNKPSKLLDPPECGNGYVELGEECDCGSLVECARSGANCCKKCTLTHNAMCSNGLCCRDCKYELRGVTCRDAVNDCDIPETCTGDSSQCPHNVHKLDGYICDAGQGRCYGGRCKTRDGQCRTLWGYNSADRFCYEKLNSEGTEKGNCGPDSSGQGWVQCNKQDVLCGLLLCTNLTAKPRFGELQGKLTSLTIHHQNRYLDCRGGHAVLDDGLDLGYVEDGTPCGPNMMCLERRCLPVTTFNLSTCPGSSSSRICSHHGTCSNEVKCICDPDYTGKDCSVFDPIPIPTPPEGPEKYRETSEEEDLQEFESYLSAVLFSLHCVQSALRRQNKDVFHLRAIRPFIFPLLTLLILPPLVFSPSGKLLIIFSTVVQKP, from the exons ATGTTTTCTGATGGGATTTTCTCATACGGGATAGAACCTGTTGGCAGTGGAGAG GAGCATAATGACCACATCGTGTATCGTATGCTGGACATCGACCTCTTCCCACTGCCCTGTCCAG GATGCTCTGTGAACAGCACAAAGCCTGAGGGGCAGCCAGATGGCAACagtgaaggagacagagagctgAAGGATGGAGACCACTGGTCTGAAGAAGAGAAGCCCGTCCTCACAGCAGGACTAAGACGCTCAAAAAGACAA GTGCGGCGGGGCCAGCGCACCGTCCAGACTGAGACCAAGTACATCGAGCTGATGGTGGTAAACGACCATGAACTG TTTGTGCAGCTCCGTCGGTCGACCACTCAGACAAAGAACTTTGCCAAAGCGGTGGTGAACATGGCTGATGCG ATCTACAAGGAGCAACTCAACACTCGCATCGTCCTGGTGTCCATGGAAACCTGGTCGTCTGAAAATAGGGTCTCCGTGGGCGATGACGCCTTGCTCACCCTGCGCGACTTCATGAAGTACAGGAAAGAGAGCATCAAGGAGCGCTGCGATGCTGTGCACCTTTTCTC TGGGAGGACGTTCATGAGCAGCCGTAGCGAGGCGGCGTACATCGGGGGCATATGCTCACTCACCAGGGGTGGAGGCATCAATGAG TTTGGCAGTGTGGGTCCCATGGCCATCACATTTTGTCAGAGTCTTGGCCAGAACATCGGCATGCTGAGGAACAAGGAGCGGCCGGCTGCAG GAGACTGCAGGTGTCCAGATCCATGGCTGGGCTGTATCATGGAGGATACAGG CTACTACCTGCCTAGGAAGTTTTCTCGCTGCAGTATAGACGAGTACCTGCGCTTCCTCCAGCAGGGAGGAGGCAGCTGCCTCTTCAACAAGCCCAGCAAG CTGTTAGACCCACCAGAGTGTGGCAATGGGTATGTAGAGCTGGGAGAGGAATGTGACTGTGGATCACTGGTG GAGTGTGCTCGGAGTGGAGCCAACTGCTGTAAGAAGTGTACGCTTACCCACAATGCCATGTGCAGCAACGGCCTCTGCTGCAGGGACTGCAAG TACGAGCTGAGAGGGGTGACGTGCCGTGATGCCGTCAACGACTGTGACATTCCCGAGACCTGCACGGGAGACTCCAGCCAG tgtCCTCATAATGTCCACAAACTGGATGGCTACATTTGTGATGCTGGCCAG GGTCGCTGTTATGGAGGCCGCTGTAAAACCAGAGATGGCCAGTGCAGGACTCTGTGGGGCTACA ACTCAGCTGACAGGTTCTGCTATGAGAAGCTGAACTCTGAGGgcacagaaaaaggaaactgtggCCCAGACTCAAGTGGTCAGGGATGGGTGCAGTGCAACAAGCA AGACGTTCTGTGTGGTTTGCTGCTGTGCACCAATCTGACAGCTAAGCCGAGGTTTGGCGAGCTGCAGGGGAAGCTCACCAGTCTGACCATCCACCATCAGAACAGATACCTGGACTGCAG GGGAGGCCATGCAGTGCTGGATGACGGTTTGGACCTGGGCTATGTGGAGGACGGGACGCCATGTGGGCCAAACATGATGTGTTTGGAGCGCCGCTGCCTCCCTGTCACCACCTTCAACCTCAGCACCTGCCCGGGCTCCTCATCCTCACGAATCTGCTCCCACCACGGG ACGTGCAGTAACGAGGTGAAGTGTATCTGTGATCCAGACTACACTGGGAAGGACTGTAGCGTGTTTGACCCGATCCCCATCCCCACCCCGCCAGAGGGcccagaaaaatacagag AAACATCCGAAGAGGAAG atCTGCAGGAGTTTGAGTCGTATCTTTCTGCTGTCCTGTTTTCCTTACACTGTGTCCAGTCTGCTCTgaggagacaaaacaaagatgtCTTCCACTTACGAGCCATCAGACCTTTTATTTTCCCCTTACTCACTTTACTGATACTGCCTCCGTTGGTATTTTCTCCCTCTGGAAAactcttaattattttttcgACTGTGGTACAGAAACCCTGA